Within Gemmatimonadetes bacterium SCN 70-22, the genomic segment GCTCCTCGACGCCGTCCTGCCCTCGCCGGCGCAGATCGCGGCGCGAATCGACGCGCTGGTGCGGATGTAGGGAGCTGGAAGCGGCGCTTGCGCAGCCGGCGGGCGCGGGCGGCGGGCGCGGGTGCCAGCCCGATGCGCGTCAGTCGTGCGCGTCTCTTCGCGCCCCGCGCCCGCCGGCATCGCTGGCCCCCTGCTCCACCACGACCCGCCCCAGGAAGCGGCGGAAGTCGGGCTTGGGCCCGAAGTGGAGGAGCATGCCCACCTCGGCCTGCGAGCAGCGCATGCAGTTGAGCAGGCGAAGGCGGTCGCCCTCGTTCAACTCCGGCCCGGTGCGGATGGAGAGGACGACCTTTCCTTCCACGAGCAGGTCGGCGGCATATGTCCCGACCTTGCGCCCCTTGTAGAACACCCCCAGGGGCACATCCTGCTCGGCCTGCACCCCGCGCGAGGCCAGCTCGAGGACGATGGCGCGCAGGTAGACGGCATCGGCGAATCCGTGCCCCAGCTCGCGATGGACGGCGAAGAAGGCGGCGAGGATACGGCCGGTGACGTGCTCGTGGACGAGGCGCGTGGCCGGCGCGCGCTCGTCGGCGAGGGCGATGGCTCGCTCGGCATCGATGGCCAGGATGGGGACGGACATGCGAACGCTCCCGGTGTGTGGACGGGAGCATCATGCGCTCGCCCCGTGGGGGGCGCGTCACCGATTCACTACGGGCCGTACCGTCACCTTCCCGGCGTCGCGCGCTCGCCGGGCGGCGCCTCAGATCGCCTTGAAGTGCTCGAACGGCTGGTGGCAGGCGTTGCAGAAGTGGAGCGACTTGCACGCCGTGGACCCGAAGTCGCTGCGGGTATCGGTGTCGCGCGAACCGCAGAAGGGACACGGCACCGCCGCCCCACGCCGCATGAGCGGGATGAGCGCCTGATCGGCGGCGCGCCCCGGGGGGGCGATACCGTAGGCGCGCAGCTTCTCCTTCGCCGCGTCCGACATCCAGTCGGTCGTCCACGCGGGGGAGAAGACGGTCTGCACACGCGCCACGACTCCGCGCGCCGCGAAGGCGCCGGCCACGCAGCGCTCGATCTCGTGCATGGCGGGGCACCCGGAATAGGTCGGGGTGATGTCGACCACGACCTGATCGCCCTCGATGCGCGCGTCTCGCACGATGCCGAGCTCCACGACGCTGAGCACCGGGACCTCGGGATCGCGCACCTCGTCGAGGATCGCCCACAGCTCGTCGCGCGACGGCATGGCCCGGACTACCACGTCGCCCCCGGGAAGCTGCGGGCCACGATCTGCATCTCGGCCAGGAGGTGGCCGAGGTGCTCGGTGTGCCGTCCGGTCCGGCCGCCGCGCATCATGGAGCCGTCGGGGGGAAGGGTGAGCGTGGCCGTCGCCACGACCTCTTTCACCTGCGCCAGCCAGGCGTCGCGGACCGACGCCGGATCGACGGCCAGCCCCTGCGCCGCCAGCCGCTGCTCGGTCTCGTCGCCCAGGAACAACTCGCCCGCGAAGCGCCACGCGTCGTCGAGCGCGCGTTGCACCCGCCGGTGGCTCTCCTCGGTTCCGTCGCCGAGCCGGATGATCCACTCGCCGCAGTGGCGCACGTGGTAGCGCGATTCCTTCAGCGCCTTGGCCGCGATCCCCGCCAGTTCCGGGTGGGCGCAGCGCTGCAGCTGCTCGAGCACGAGGAGGGCGTGGAGCGAGAAGAGGAACTGGCGCACGATCGTGTCGCCGAAGTCGCCGTTGGGCGTCTCGCAGAGGAGCGCGTTGCGGAAGTCGACCGCCTCA encodes:
- a CDS encoding phenylacetate-CoA oxygenase subunit PaaJ, with amino-acid sequence MPSRDELWAILDEVRDPEVPVLSVVELGIVRDARIEGDQVVVDITPTYSGCPAMHEIERCVAGAFAARGVVARVQTVFSPAWTTDWMSDAAKEKLRAYGIAPPGRAADQALIPLMRRGAAVPCPFCGSRDTDTRSDFGSTACKSLHFCNACHQPFEHFKAI
- a CDS encoding phenylacetate-CoA oxygenase subunit PaaI; this encodes MDEQTRQDFFTYLLRLGDDRLILGHRVSEWCGHGPILEEDIALSNIALDLIGQANLLLQLAGKVEGKGRDQDALAYFREAVDFRNALLCETPNGDFGDTIVRQFLFSLHALLVLEQLQRCAHPELAGIAAKALKESRYHVRHCGEWIIRLGDGTEESHRRVQRALDDAWRFAGELFLGDETEQRLAAQGLAVDPASVRDAWLAQVKEVVATATLTLPPDGSMMRGGRTGRHTEHLGHLLAEMQIVARSFPGATW